TGAGATTGTTGAAATTTCAGGGTAATGGCATTGACGAACCTAGAATGTAATCGAAATGATGATCCGATAACAGATTTATAAAAGATAACaattttacaattttacaTAAATAAAGACAAGAAATCacaattttataaaaattGATGATAAACCAGCATCTCAATATTACTAGGATTTTTCTACATTGTACTTTATGGCCGCCAGTGAGAACAAAAATTTGGCAAGGAGAGGGAAGTGATGTATCTACATTACTACTTAGGGAAAAGAAAATGTTTTATTTCAGGCTGTTACGTCTCTCTTTCTGTTCAGAATTTCGCAGCGTGCGCTGTCGTAATTCCTTTTCTTTCCATCATGATCATGGTGTGGATTTGCTTTTGGTGGCTGCTGTGTAAAATTGGGATTCTTTGGTTTCACATGTTCATCAGGTTCGTGTTGATTTGTGTGGCTTGCTAAGCATTTTCATTTATGTTACATCACTGTTTTATCTATTAGGAACCATTTGGTATATCTTAGACGTTCAAGAGTTATAGTAGATATTCATGAACCAACATGAGTAATAGATAGAGATGATTCCATGTCTTAATTGTTAGCATTACATCCCAAGATTATCTAAAATTGTTAACATTACTGACTgatcaattttgattttcaCTTGCTCATTTTGCATGTTTTTGTATTTGCAGATATCCTAGTTGGTGATATAACAGACAAGGAACAATTTTTGGTGAGATACCATAAAATTACTTGCTTTTACTGTGATTATGATGCTTCGGTTCAATTTTTGGGATGGGTCGTTTCATGGATTACCGGAGATAACCTCGGAGAAATATACTGTGTGTCTGTGTCCTCCTTTATTTATAATGATGTCTTGTTGACATTTTTTGTGGTGTGTCTGAACAGAAAAATGGATGGAAACAGGCACTAAATAATTTCAAAGTTGGATCTCTGCCCACTGTAATATACATTCCTGACTTCATTActgaaaatgaagaaactaTACTTCTAAAAAATGTaacaatctctctctctctctctctctctctctctctatacatacatacatacatacatacatacattcattttcatattgatTCATTCATTCCTTCCTTACATTCTTCTTATGCTGGCTTCATCCTGCTCCATAGATTCATGATGCCCCTGTATCAAAGTGGAAATCTTTAAAAAATAGGAGGCTACAAAACTGGGGTACAGGCGTACAACTTTGCTCTGTCTAATTATatgtatagtttttttttccatagaGTGTTTGACCTGGAAAACAATGAAGCAAACTcttgatgaattttttttcactgTTTTCTGACTAACAGGTGGTGTAGTTCATGAAAAGGGTCTAATATCACAGGAATGTAAGTGGACAAATTACTATTGTGATGGTTGATATACATCATATCGATAGCGTTAATAGAGTTTTTGAGCGCTCCATCCAAATTATTGCTTTGCAAGCTGCAACTCTTTtgtcttaaatatatatatatatatatatatatatattaggtaCAGTCACTTTCATACCATGTTACAATTAACCTATTACTTAAAGCCCAAAAGGCAAAGGCTACTAAAGGAAGACAACTATTTAAGTCTATAGAAAAagtaattacaagtttgaaaaTATATCATCACTCGGGGAATTTCTTGGTGATTAGGCAGTTGGGTTTGTGGTATGTTAATATTCATCAATTCTTTTGTTAATTACTAAACTTGTTTGTAGCAATGAATTCCGTGTCTTTTCTAGTAGTTTTAGGTGTTTAGGAAATTGGTTCAATGTTATATTACCATTCATCAATTTTCTCTTTGCAGTGCCCTCATGGTTAACAAAGATCACATGCAGGATTTATGAAGAATCCGGGCTATTCCCATCACCAATTAACCATGTCCTCATCAATGAATATCTTCCTAACCAAGGCATAATGGTATGTACTAAAGCCGTCAGGATCTTTATAGTCTTTCCTATAATTTGTTGGTTAGTCTTTGTTTGTGTGTTATGACTGTTATCAGCATTACCTAAAAGTCGATTTACACCCACTTCATTTCAGTATTAAACTCTAGTTTTACTATGATTGTTGTCCAGATTACCCTCTTTCAGCATCCCTTCAAGGAGGGTGTTATGGATCATGCATGATAAAGTTGGATtaaatgaaagacaaaatgtAAAAGGGTAGCAGACCTTTAGGGTCTGTTAATAAGAACACCCTTTTTACAATTGTAAGCCCTTCAAATTCTGTTTGAACATGTGGATAAACCTAGCCGACAGTTACATGATCCCATATTTTTTCCTGATGTTGGTTGCAGAAGCACCAAAGatctcaatttttgttttttaagctTTGCTTTCctacttttattttattttcaagttaCCGCAACTCTTTCATGTTTTCCTTCACTATAGCTTGGCCTTGGGTATCTAGATAGAATCTTACTAGGTTTCTATTGTCAAATGAATACTGAAATGAGATGTCATGTTTAAAGTCCGGTTTACCCGTTTCCAGTTTTGGAGCCTGCTATATTTAACTACATCATTAGCTGGAACTCGTGTTCGCCTTATCATAGTGGTTTTCTGCATGTAGGCACACCAGGATGAGCCTGCTTACTATCCTGTCGTAGCAATTCTGTCTTTTGGGTCACCTGTTGTTATGAATTTTACTCCCCATTCAAGATTAACATTAGGTGCAGGCACATGCACACGCAAACATAAAGCTATGTATTCAAATTTTGATGGGGCTCAAGACTGATGCTGATTACTTGCTGGATGAACACCATCCATTTCATGTTTTATTGATGCCACGCAGTTTGCTTATATTCAAAGATGAAGCATACACAGGTTGGTATTCTTTTTCCTGATCTAAGCACTCTGTTTCTAGTTATTTTACTTCTCATTTTCAATAGCAAATCTGAGCATGTTCTGCTTGTGATTTCAAGATTACTTGTATGCTATAAACGACAGTGAGATACAGCATTATGATAAGGTGATATTATAATTCTTTTCTCCCTTTGATTGGAAACAAGTGagtttttgaaatttagggtggcagaaagaaacagaaaaataTTGTTCATACCTGTGCTAAAAGGACCATAATGCGAAAAGCACTACAGCACATCAACAAGGACAAAAACAAAGCCCTAAAACACGCATTCAATCCCTGAAATTAGCTTCTTGGCCTGCAAAACTGAAGTGTCAATGAAGTGTTGTGATTGATAGTTAAGTATGACCAACTTTTATAGAAATGTTGTTGGATTTAATGAGAATGGAGAATTCATATTAACTGTTGCCAAAATGTTATCAACTAGACTATTTTAATATTCATTGTTCAGGCTGTAAACGAAGCACAAGCTCTACCTTGGCAAGGTCTAGATCATCCAGCTGTTGAAACAGTGAATACTAGATCACCAGAGTTTCTTTGACATGTCGTTTAGTTTTAAAGTTCATAAAAATTTGTTAAGGTTCTAATCATCGGTTGGTGTAATAGtgctttctcttctttctttggtgTGTTAATCAGGAAGAACAGTTTACCCCCAACTGTGGACGCAGATGATGACCTATCTCATTGCATGCGGGTATTAATTCCCAAATGCAAAATGAGtaacatatatttttactttgttTATGCAACGTACATTGTTTAATTTATCATGTATAAATATACTGTTTTTTGATGTATTacattgttcaaaatattatattgtttgatgatgattatataaattatgtcactattaatttacatatttgaTGGGGTCTATgaactctcaaatttatatgatcttataaatttagcgaattattaatttagtaCGTTAGTTCCAAGTTAAAACCgccaaaattattattttaacgagATTACTGTATGTACTAGTGTCTTGTAAATTGAATTTTTGGATGACGATCTTGTGAATTtcttgatgaagatgatgatgtccCAATGCACTGTATTTTTCAAGCAATGACAAATTTGTTTGTTACAATCGAATTTGAGAAGTTTTCATGCTTCATCAAAATCCGAAATTGAGATAACTGCGTGAGGCACACATTCGGGCAAGAAGAAAATTTTCTCATCACATCCTACATCTCAGATCTCAGTGTAGAGCACTATATTTGGCCACCAATCATGTCCAAGTTCAACTGCCTCAAAATTCTACTCAGTATAAACAAAAATGGTAGTGGTTctcaagaagaaaaatgaCACTTCATTATAACGAAATCAGGTGTTTTCAATGGataaaatgattgttggacaAAAAAATAACTGGATAAAATGATTGCAACATCAGTGggaaaatggaaaaaaaaaaaaatatgagccATTCCACCAAGACAATTTACTTTCCTGCATCAATTTGTCTTCTAACATGTATATCCAGCAATTTACAATTTTACagatataaaattttgaatctAAAATGATGGGAAAAGTTCAAAAAGGAAAATGAATGAGAGGATAAATGTAAAACTGTAGATTAGCCTGACAACTGTACACGCAACTTGTTGGCAACATAGAGCAGATGGCTAATATTTGTAGGAGGATAGTGCTGTAGTAGTTTGAGATTAGAGGTAAAATCGCCTGCTAATAAGCGCCTCCGAACGAGAATCAGCATTGCACAACATACTCGGAGAAGGGTTTCCTGATATTGTTAGTCCAAAAGCACATcagtaaattcaaaagaattaAAACAATAACAACTCCGAGAGCGTGGAGCATTAGAACAACGTCATCGGCCCATTACTAGGTCCTCAACTTTAGCCACAGATTTTCTACTTATATCCTCAGGCaacataattttctttttgccGGCATACACAAACATTTCTTTTCCCTATTTAGGTCTGACAGCTAAattgaacttcattgttatcAACAATCCATGGAGACATCATTGTTAGATGACTTAAATTTCTACGAAATTCAAGAATAGTCTTGACAGACCCTTACGGATTAAAACTTACAATAACAGAGGTATTCCCCAGCAAATcaatgtgagagagagagacaccTTGAAGCTAAAATAGGTGGAATCAGGATGCCAGATTTTTTCCCCTCAAATGACGGAACACAATACTTTCAGATTTAGGTATAGCTTTTCTGTTGTCTGATTTTACTATTGTTTTCATCTTTTTTATGTTTCTCTTACATATTCCCCTATCTCTTCATTCTCTAGCTATTATCCATTTGTCCCTTTTTTAAATTATACTATTTGTTCATTTGTCTTTATAAGTTGATTTGTTGGGTTAGATGAGAAGTAGTGAGTTGTAGTCGGATCTCTTGTTAACATTTGGTGATTAGTAATAATaaattctcttttcttttttgactAGGAAATAAAAGCAAAAGGTATCAAGGTCCAAATACCATTATATTACCTGAGGTCCTTCAGAGTCACTTAGAAGTGTGTCCCAAATGTGAAGGCTGTCCGCAAAATTGAACTCCTGGGTCAAGAGAAGAGTGATCCAACGAAATGCATAAAATTGGGGGTTGACCTATTATTTCAGAACATAACCCAGTCAGGCATACATATTATATATTCAGCGAATCATCTACTATACCCTGGAATGTAAAAGATCATATCTTCAAAAAGCAAATGGCAACTCATTAATGTAAGAACTAACATCTAAGTATACAAGCAGGACTATTGTCATTTAATCACGCACACAGGTGAGTAGTGCCGGATCTAAATTGTATCCATTACAGAACATGCCATGGCATGTCAGATAATCCACCAAGGCATGTGCACAGATACCAGTGCTGTGCTTTGACTGCACGACATAAATAGGGAATGTACCTTCTTGTACTCGGTACTCACCCATGGGATCACCGATCACCACAAATTTCTTCTTATCAAGTAAAAAATAATGGCACACAACTTTAATTTGACAGTTACAACAAAGAGGAGCTCAAATTACCAATTTTAAACTGATGAAGGACcacaaataaacaaaataaacaataaaaaataaaacaaatgagaaacggaaaaaaattaatcagCCACTTCCAAAGATAATAGATCTCAGGATAAATTTAATTGAGGTTAATtcatgagaaaataaaaattgtaaaattcTCAGTTGAAACTTTAATCAGGATGCAAAGCCTTATATGATCATGAGCTTTATGAGCCTAAAAAATGCAATCATGCTGGATAACTACATGGCTTTATGTTAATAGAGAAAAAAGGGTCAAAACTCAGAATGATGAAATTTTCCAGATTACCTACTTACTTTCTGTTTCCATAGTAGGTTTCCTCACCATGCTAATATTATACTCTCTTTAGACTGGCTTGTAATAATAGTCAACACACTATTTTTACTCTATCCTTACAGAACCACAATTCTGTACAACTTCAGTCAGAAAGAGATTCATAGGCTAAAAGTTATTTCGAGCTGCACTGGTTTTGGGTGGTAAATTACATTACCCTGTGGTTTGCGAGGTTAGTCCTTGTCCTTGACATTTTCGCGTGTCCCTCTTTTGATGAATGCTGTAGGGAATTGTACCCTGGTAACGTTGCAAACCAAAAGGGTAATATTTGACATTTCTACACCAATTGGCACTGTAGTTTAGGCCTTCTAAATACTGCCTCCCACAGAGAAGAATGCATGCAGAAATTGCATAATTAAACAAGCTATCATAGCAGGTTTTGATCTCATTATGGTTCAATTAAGTGGG
This is a stretch of genomic DNA from Argentina anserina chromosome 4, drPotAnse1.1, whole genome shotgun sequence. It encodes these proteins:
- the LOC126791640 gene encoding uncharacterized protein LOC126791640 is translated as MPSWLTKITCRIYEESGLFPSPINHVLINEYLPNQGIMAHQDEPAYYPVVAILSFGSPVVMNFTPHSRLTLGAGTCTRKHKTDADYLLDEHHPFHVLLMPRSLLIFKDEAYTDYLYAINDSEIQHYDKAVNEAQALPWQGLDHPAVETVNTRSPEFL